One segment of Schistocerca cancellata isolate TAMUIC-IGC-003103 chromosome 2, iqSchCanc2.1, whole genome shotgun sequence DNA contains the following:
- the LOC126154082 gene encoding uncharacterized protein LOC126154082 yields the protein MKSSGGLTSGRGITDSVLTRWTLGMIHMQNICEEIESYCEVSAVTPEQHVDARSCRIERDGIDLRKLRDGFSVHPPFPESDFIMSISSGVVGTEDVNCHMCHEEEEKGMKRIVGDNFHDVKFCRKDKVVTLLSVFNSVKAGSTKITPVDPLTLFQRIFLMKQSEKELKAFLKYELAPYPMSLFSEKGTKSSFYNAFVPVADVVRWTE from the coding sequence ATGAAGAGTTCTGGAGGACTTACTTCTGGCCGAGGAATTACGGATAGTGTATTAACCAGATGGACATTGGGTATGATTcacatgcagaacatttgtgaagaaattgagtcGTATTGCGAAGTGAGCGCAGTAACACCAGAACAGCATGTAGATGCAAGAAGTTGTCGCATCGAACGAGATGGCATAGACTTGCGTAAGCTGCGTGACGGGTTTTCAGTGCACCCTCCCTtccctgaaagtgattttataatgtctatCAGTAGTGGTGTTGTCGGAACGGAGGATGTTAATTGTCATATGTGTCACGAAGAGGAggaaaaaggcatgaaaagaatagttggtgacaatttccacgatgtaaagttctgtagaaaagataaagttgtgactctcctttctgtgttcaattctgtaaaagctgggagcactaaaattactcctgttgatcctctaactcttttccaaaggatttttttaatgaaacaaagtgaaaaagagttaaaagcctttctgaaatatgaacttgctccttatcCAATGTCTCTATTctcagaaaaaggaacaaaatcttcattctacaatgccttcgttccagtggcagatgtggtcaggtggaccgagtaa